Genomic segment of Rhodococcus sp. W8901:
CAGAACCTCGTCGGCAACATCGAGATGGCGACCTGGGACTCGGTGCAGCGGCGCGAGGAGATGGTCGTGATGCGCGAGTGGGTGGACAACCAGCAGCGTCTGCTGCCCGTCGTGCGGGCCGCGAAACTGACCTGACCCGACCCCCTCCCGTGGCTGGTGTCACGCACCCGAGGGTGGAGATCGCCACACCTTCAATGTATGCTTGCCGACAAGCAAGTAAATTGGAGGTGGACGTTGACGAGCCTCTTCGACGACGACGAGGTCTCCCGGCTTCGTGTCGCACTCGGACGCATTTCCCGGCAGGTCGACCGGCAGACGTCCGGCGGTGAGCTGACCAAGACGCAGTTCTCGATCCTGACCACCGCGGTGCGCCGTGGGCCGATCCGGGCCAGCGAGATGGCCGAGATCGAGACCCTCAACCCGACGATGCTCTCGCGGATGATCGGCAAGATGGAGGCCGAGGGGCTGCTCATGCGCTCGGCCGATCCCGACGACGGCCGGGCCGTCGTCGTCGCCGCGACGCCCGCGGGGATCGCCCTGCACTCGCAGTTGCGGGACAAGCGGACCCAGTTGTTCGCCGAGTACCTCGCCCAACTCCCCGAGACCAAGACCCAGGATCTGCTCGACGCGCTGCCGGCCCTCGAGGCGCTCGGCGAACGGATGTGTCAGGCCCGGGCTACGGCCCGCTCATGACGGCCGCGGGAAAACTCGGACGTCAGACGTTCGCGGCGCTCGCGAACCGCAACTTCCGCCGCTTCATCAGCGGCCAGGCCGTCTCGCTCATCGGCACCTGGATGCAGCTCGTCGCGCAGTCCTGGCTGGTCCTCGAACTCACCGGCTCGGGCACCGCGATCGGCCTGGTCGTGGCGCTGCAGACGCTTCCGGTCCTGCTGCTCGGGCCGTACGGCGGTGTCATCGCCGACCGCACCGACAAGCGACGGCTGATGATCGTGCTGCAGACGATGATGGGCGTCCAGGCCCTCGTCCTCGGCGTCCTCACGATCACCGGCACCGTCCAGCTGTGGCACGTGTACGTGCTCGCGCTGCTGCTCGGCCTCAACAACTGCTTCGAGAACCCGGCACGGCAGTCGTTCCTGCTCGAGATGGTGGGTCCGGCGGATCTGCGCAACGCCGTCAGCCTGCAGTCCACGCTGGTCAGCGCGTCGCGCATCGTCGGTCCGGCGGTCGCGGGTGTCACGATCGCGGCCGGCGGGCTGGGCGTGTGCTTCCTGCTCAACGCCGCCAGCTTCGTCGCGGTGGTGACGTCGCTGCTGCGACTGAACGTCTCCGAGCTGCACCGCTCGCCGCCGATGGAACGCGCCCGCGGCCAGCTCCGCGAGGGCCTGCGCTACGTCCGCGGCAACCGCAATCTCGCGGTGCCGCTGCTGATGATGGCGTTCATCGGATGCCTCGCGTTCGAGTTCCAGGTGGTGCTCCCGATCGTCGCCGATCAAACGTTCGGCGCCGGCTCCGAGGCGTACGGGTTCATGACGGCCGCGATGGGCATCGGCGCGGTGTGCGGCGGCCTGCTGGTCGCCACGTGGGGTCGCACCGGCACTCGCGTCCTGATCGTCGCGGCCGCCGCGTTCGGTTTCTCGCTGGTGGCCGCGGCCGCCGCGCCCACGCTGGCGGTGGAACTGATCGCGCTGGTGATCGTCGGCGCCGTCAGCATCGCGTTCAACTCCACCACCAACAGCACCCTCCAGCTCGAGGCCGAACCACAGATGCGTGGCCGTGTCATGGCGCTGTGGGCCACGGCGTTCCAGGGCTCGACGGCCATCGGAGGCCCCGTCGCCGGCTGGGTCAGCCAGGAGTGGGGCGGCCGGGCCGGGCTGCTGCTCGGCGCGATCACGTGTCTGGTCGTCGCCCTGGTCGCGGCGATCGTGATCGGCCGCGGCAAGAAGGTCACCGCCCAGGCGCAACCGATCCCCGAGGATCCGGAGGAACCGACCGCCCCGGCCCCCGCGATCGCCGAGGGCCCGGCGTCCACCGAGGCCGTCCGTTCGAAAGCGGCTTGACCTTCAAGCTGGTCGAGACTCCATGATGGCCCGATGAGCGAATTCGGAACGGACAGGTTGATCACGATCGGCGTGCTCGCGCGAGCGAGCGGACTGACACCGAGCGCGCTGCGCTTCTACGCCGACTGCGGGCTACTCGTCCCGGCCTGCGTCGATCCGTCGACCGGGTACCGGTACTACACCGAGGCCCAACGCGACCAGGCCACGATGATCCGCCGGCTGCGGGAGATCGCCGTCCCGCTGGACGTCGTGGCGCGGATCCTCGACGGGGTCGACGACGCCGGGCGCCTGCTCGACGCACACGTCCGCGCGCTGCGGGAGCGGGCCGACGCCGCCGCCGCGGTCGCCGAGTCCGTCCGACAGGCGCCGCCGCCGCGGCCCTCGGCGTCGATCTGCGCCGCCACGCTCGCCGATGCCATCGGGCAGGTGCGGGTCGCTGTGGCGTCGGATCCCGCGTTTCCGGTCCTGGCCGGGATTCTCGTGGAGGTGGGGGACGGGGCCGTCACACTCACCGCCACCGACCGATACCGCCTGTCGACGCGCAGCATCGCCTGCCCCGGCGCGGGTGATCCGTGGGCCGTCGTCGTGGCCGCCGCCGAGCTTGCCGCGCTCGGCCCGTGGCTGCGTGGGTGCCGGGACGTCGTCCTCCGATCCGGATCCGATCGCTTGGTCGTCGCCGCCGGCGATGACGAAAGACGGTGCGCCACCATCGACGACGCGTTCCCCGACTACCGGGCGATGCTCACCGCCCTGCCCGCCGCGTCCACCCGGGTCGTCGTGTCCCGGGACGCCCTGCTCGCCGCGATCGAGGACAGTCCCGACGCGAGGATCCGGTGCACGATCGCCACCGACACCGTGGGGGTGTGTGTCGGCGAGGGCGAAACGCGCCTCACCGCCGAGGTGTCCGGCCCGGGCATCGAGGTGCACTTCGCGTCCGGCACCCTGCGCGCCGCGCTCGCCACGGCTGTCGGACCGGACGTCATGCTCGACCTCTCCGCCGCCGACCAGCCCGTCGTCATCCGCTCCGCCACCGTCGGCGACCTCACCACGCTCGCCATGCCCACTGCCCCGTAACTTCCACCGCGACAGGAGAACCGCGATGACCACGGACCTCACGACGGACGCGATCATCCGTGCCGTCACGCTCGGCCGCGACGGCGACCCGGACGCCGCCCGCGCCGATGCCCTCACGAATGACCGTGTCCGGCAACACCGCGCGGGTCTCGTGGTTCGCGGCTTCTATCCGTCGCTGCACCTCAATCTCGCCGACAACCTCCGGCAGCTCGGATCGTTCGACCAGGCGCGCGAGCATCGCGATGCGGCCGGTCGGTATTTCGACGCGCTCGGCGACGACGGGTACGGGGCGATGATCCGCACGGCCGTCGACGAGGTCGGCGTGGCCGTCACCGAACGTTCCGTCGAACCGAGGCCCTCGCACCCGTAGACCGCTGGACGTCGACACGGTTGCGTCAGGGCGTGTGCGTCGCTGTCGGTATCCAGTTGCCGTGGAATCCGGCCTCCGCGCAAACGGAAGACGCGGGATGAAAGACGAACTCCCCGATCGCCGATCGGGGATCGAAGTCGCGAGTGGCGGCCACGCCGCGGTCACGGTCCGTTCGGAGGCCAATGCCGCCAAGGGGGCGCAGTGGCCGGGCCACGTTGGCCGCGACGGCGCTTCGAACGTCGAACGTCACCGGCAGGTCGTAGACCACCACGTAGTCGCGACTCAGGGAGAAGGCGTGCATCATCGGACTGCCGCCGACGCGGATCGGGATCTTCTTCCGGAGGTGGCCGTCGGCGCCGATCACGTTGTACTGCACGGTGTTTCCCCTACCGAAGTGGTACGAAACCGCATGGAGCTCACCGGTTTCCGGATCCCCCGATGGGTGCGCTGTGTATCCGCCGCGAACGGTGCCGTCGAAGTCGCAGACATCGACGGTGTCGAGTTCCTCGGACAGTTCCACGCACGCCAGACCGCCCTCGACCAGGGCGAGCGTCTTGCCGGTGAACCCGATGACGTTCGTGTTCGCAGACGGTCCGTGCAGGGGTGATCGGCCGCGCTCGGAGGGGGCCAACCGTTGCAGGGTCGCCGACGTCGCTTCCGAGTCGACCCACCGGTTCCGGTACCACAGTGCCTGCCCGTCGCCGAGTCGGACGCCGTGAACCATGCCGTCGCCGGTGAACCAGTTGTATCCGGTCCGGAAGATCTTCCCGTGCGGGATACCTGCCAGACCGGTCCCGGCCGATCCGGCAGGCATCACC
This window contains:
- a CDS encoding MarR family winged helix-turn-helix transcriptional regulator → MTSLFDDDEVSRLRVALGRISRQVDRQTSGGELTKTQFSILTTAVRRGPIRASEMAEIETLNPTMLSRMIGKMEAEGLLMRSADPDDGRAVVVAATPAGIALHSQLRDKRTQLFAEYLAQLPETKTQDLLDALPALEALGERMCQARATARS
- a CDS encoding MFS transporter is translated as MTAAGKLGRQTFAALANRNFRRFISGQAVSLIGTWMQLVAQSWLVLELTGSGTAIGLVVALQTLPVLLLGPYGGVIADRTDKRRLMIVLQTMMGVQALVLGVLTITGTVQLWHVYVLALLLGLNNCFENPARQSFLLEMVGPADLRNAVSLQSTLVSASRIVGPAVAGVTIAAGGLGVCFLLNAASFVAVVTSLLRLNVSELHRSPPMERARGQLREGLRYVRGNRNLAVPLLMMAFIGCLAFEFQVVLPIVADQTFGAGSEAYGFMTAAMGIGAVCGGLLVATWGRTGTRVLIVAAAAFGFSLVAAAAAPTLAVELIALVIVGAVSIAFNSTTNSTLQLEAEPQMRGRVMALWATAFQGSTAIGGPVAGWVSQEWGGRAGLLLGAITCLVVALVAAIVIGRGKKVTAQAQPIPEDPEEPTAPAPAIAEGPASTEAVRSKAA
- a CDS encoding MerR family transcriptional regulator translates to MSEFGTDRLITIGVLARASGLTPSALRFYADCGLLVPACVDPSTGYRYYTEAQRDQATMIRRLREIAVPLDVVARILDGVDDAGRLLDAHVRALRERADAAAAVAESVRQAPPPRPSASICAATLADAIGQVRVAVASDPAFPVLAGILVEVGDGAVTLTATDRYRLSTRSIACPGAGDPWAVVVAAAELAALGPWLRGCRDVVLRSGSDRLVVAAGDDERRCATIDDAFPDYRAMLTALPAASTRVVVSRDALLAAIEDSPDARIRCTIATDTVGVCVGEGETRLTAEVSGPGIEVHFASGTLRAALATAVGPDVMLDLSAADQPVVIRSATVGDLTTLAMPTAP
- a CDS encoding carotenoid oxygenase family protein, which encodes MPAGSAGTGLAGIPHGKIFRTGYNWFTGDGMVHGVRLGDGQALWYRNRWVDSEATSATLQRLAPSERGRSPLHGPSANTNVIGFTGKTLALVEGGLACVELSEELDTVDVCDFDGTVRGGYTAHPSGDPETGELHAVSYHFGRGNTVQYNVIGADGHLRKKIPIRVGGSPMMHAFSLSRDYVVVYDLPVTFDVRSAVAANVARPLRPLGGIGLRTDRDRGVAATRDFDPRSAIGEFVFHPASSVCAEAGFHGNWIPTATHTP